The Bryobacteraceae bacterium genome includes a window with the following:
- a CDS encoding IS4 family transposase, with protein MNRVCSIFSQVLKFVPRLEFEAAVRQHRAERHARGFRCWTQLVAMLFCHLGRAQSLREIVGGLASCEGKLQHLGVASAPKRSTLAYANEHRPWELFQSVFYALYQRCASEAAQRCKRKFRFKHKLMSLDATLIPLCLSMFDWAQFGRSKGAVKLHLVLDHDGYLPGFAVITEGKTSDVDVARRQRFEPGTMLVFDRGYQDYDWWLDLSRHKVWFVTRLKDVASYGIVEQREADRRKSILRDEVILLSRTQEAGPAALLRRIEVEGAEGETVVLVTNHLKLSAATVAAVYRERWQIELFFKALKQSLRIKTFVGTSANAVQIQIWTALIAMLLVKYMQLRSSFNWSLSNLVALLRQQLFVYRDLMAWLEAPFEPPPQLDAASQLMLEFG; from the coding sequence ATGAATCGAGTATGCAGTATTTTCTCCCAGGTCTTGAAGTTCGTTCCGCGCCTGGAATTCGAGGCGGCCGTCCGCCAGCATCGCGCCGAGCGCCACGCCCGCGGATTCCGGTGCTGGACGCAGCTTGTCGCCATGCTGTTTTGCCACCTGGGACGCGCCCAGTCGCTGCGTGAAATCGTGGGTGGCCTGGCGTCTTGCGAAGGCAAGCTGCAGCATCTCGGCGTGGCCTCGGCGCCGAAGCGCTCGACGCTGGCCTATGCCAATGAGCACCGGCCGTGGGAGTTGTTTCAATCGGTCTTCTACGCGCTCTATCAGCGTTGCGCCTCGGAAGCAGCTCAGCGTTGCAAGCGCAAATTTCGCTTCAAGCATAAGCTGATGAGCCTGGACGCAACGCTGATTCCACTCTGCCTGAGCATGTTCGACTGGGCTCAGTTCGGGCGCAGCAAGGGCGCGGTGAAGTTGCATCTGGTGCTGGACCACGACGGCTATCTGCCGGGCTTCGCCGTCATCACCGAGGGCAAGACGTCGGACGTGGACGTCGCCCGCCGGCAGCGCTTCGAACCCGGCACGATGCTGGTGTTCGACCGCGGCTACCAGGACTATGACTGGTGGCTGGATCTGTCGCGCCACAAGGTGTGGTTCGTGACGCGGCTGAAAGACGTGGCCAGCTACGGCATCGTCGAACAGCGCGAGGCCGACAGGCGGAAGTCGATCCTGCGCGACGAGGTGATCCTGCTGAGCCGGACGCAGGAGGCTGGGCCGGCGGCGTTGCTGCGGCGGATTGAAGTGGAGGGCGCAGAGGGCGAGACGGTGGTGCTGGTGACGAATCATCTGAAGTTGTCGGCGGCGACGGTCGCGGCGGTCTACCGGGAGCGCTGGCAGATCGAGTTGTTCTTCAAGGCGCTGAAGCAGTCGTTGCGGATCAAGACGTTTGTGGGCACCAGCGCCAATGCGGTGCAGATCCAGATTTGGACAGCACTGATCGCGATGCTGCTGGTGAAGTACATGCAACTGCGCAGCAGCTTCAACTGGAGCCTGTCGAACCTGGTGGCGCTGCTGAGACAACAACTGTTTGTCTACCGCGACTTGATGGCCTGGCTGGAGGCGCCGTTCGAGCCGCCGCCCCAACTGGACGCGGCCTCGCAACTGATGCTCGAGTTCGGATGA
- a CDS encoding transcription termination factor NusG domain protein, with amino-acid sequence MSAGVESSPVDSNPADCPLTEWPWYALRVKPKFERTVACALAAKGMASFLPLYQERRRWSDRIKLVELPLFAGYVFCSLDVRQRLPVLQTPGVLHFVSFNGEPTPVDREEIRALLTAASSGAALAPWPYLREGQRVEVARGPMRGLQGILLRIRDEFRLVISVTLLQRSVAVEIDREAIRPL; translated from the coding sequence ATGAGCGCCGGCGTGGAGTCGTCCCCGGTCGATTCGAATCCTGCTGATTGTCCTTTGACAGAGTGGCCCTGGTACGCGCTGCGGGTGAAGCCGAAGTTTGAACGGACAGTGGCCTGCGCGCTGGCGGCCAAGGGCATGGCTTCGTTTCTGCCCCTGTATCAAGAGCGGCGGCGCTGGTCGGACCGCATCAAGCTGGTGGAGCTGCCGCTGTTCGCGGGCTACGTGTTCTGCAGCCTGGATGTGCGGCAGCGGCTGCCGGTGTTGCAGACTCCCGGCGTGCTGCATTTCGTCTCCTTCAACGGCGAGCCGACGCCGGTGGACCGCGAGGAGATCCGCGCCTTACTGACAGCGGCGTCGAGCGGCGCGGCGCTGGCGCCGTGGCCCTACCTGCGCGAGGGGCAGCGCGTCGAGGTCGCGCGCGGGCCGATGCGCGGGCTGCAGGGCATCCTGCTCCGCATCCGCGACGAGTTCCGGCTGGTCATCAGCGTCACGCTCCTGCAGCGCTCCGTGGCCGTCGAGATCGACCGCGAGGCCATCCGGCCGCTCTGA